A stretch of DNA from Pleurodeles waltl isolate 20211129_DDA chromosome 3_2, aPleWal1.hap1.20221129, whole genome shotgun sequence:
GCTTCTGACTGAGATGGTGAATAGTGGCTACTAATCTTCGGATGGtgattgatggcttttgaccttgaGATGGTGACTGATGGTGTCTGACCTTGAGATGGTGACTGATGGCTCCTGACCTTGAGATAGTTACTGAATGCTTCTGACCTTGAGATGGTGAATGATGGCTTCTGACCTTGAGATGGTGACTGATGGCTTCTGACCTTGAGATGGTGAAGTATTGCTTCTGACCAGTGCCCTTGGACACTGTGATGCCTCCTGGCGGTGTGTTTCAGCTGAATGTCCCAATGATGCATGCTCTCCACCACTCAGTATGCTCTTTTCATCATCCAGCCCACCTCAGCTGGTAAGCTGATTGGTTGTCCACTGGGCAGGGTGACTCGCCATACTGATCTAGTGGCAGTGGAATAACaaatgcccctgcagcccccacagtgTGGGGGCACCTGAGCTCCAGGGGCCTCTTCAGCACCGTACTctagcctgagagctcctgtgCGAGTCTGGAGGGAAGGCCCCTCCATTCCTTGTGCAGGGGGCtctcctcaagtttcgttatgccactgtctAGTAGCTGTGCTTGCTACCTCCTTCCTAATATTCCTGGTGTTACACAGGGTGCATTTGGAAGCTTCTGATCTAGCTTGGTTCAAACAAATCCCCACATAAAGTGTGAAACAAGGTAACGTGTCCCCCAGTGATGCTCTGgccttttttgcattttctttgagAGGGTCAGAAATGAataagggcctgatctagatatTGTGGGCAagatactccgtcacaatggtgacagatatcctgtccaccgaaatttaaatcccattatgtgACATggaatttagatgttggcagacaggattttcgtcactgttatgacggagtaactcgtctgccaatacctaaataaggccctaagagtgGTACGTTGTCAGTTGATGTTTGTGCTCTTATAGCACACCTTTAGTGACCCCAAGTATGTGTAGCGACCGTCACCTCGACGCTGGAGTTTAAGAGCATCATTTAGACTATCCTGGGCAGGCTGTCATCCCTCAGTATGGCAGAAATCATTTCCTTGACCCTATGACCAGGCTACTCAGTACCATATCTTGAAATGCCTGCCGGCTGTGCGGAGATCACTGGGCCTTCTGAGGAGCTGCAGTGTTTCAGGTGGCTgctcatctatttttttttttgattttccaAACACAAATGGGCAAATAGGGagcttatttttgaaaaacaaaaagctgaTGACCCTGACACCGGGTGAAGTAAACGCGGGTGGTCTCgaactggaaaaaaaaaagtacattagaCCATGCGCTCTAAACAGGGGAGGTTGACTGATGTACCTACGCTGATGGGCCTAAAATCCACCACACTGTCAGTGTAGGGTTTCCAACAGCGGGGGCTCCAGCACTGGAAAGGTTATTACCCACCTGACTCTCAATAGAGCAGGTACACTGTCAGTTTTGCAGGCTGTGCACTCAGGGGCGTTTGTGGCTGAGTACCCTGTCTGCTAAATCTGCCCTTACTTTGCTTTATTGGCTCTTGAGATGGTGGTGCAGGCGTGTTCAGTGGGATGGGATGGTGACTTGCAAAGCCCTTTCTGGGTAGTTAGCTAGCGCTGACTTTCAAGGTCATCCAAGGTCCTACTGACCTCAAGGTATTTTTCGAAATATATGAAGCTTTTAGCATTTTCAGAGGCTTTGGTGGTTGACACGTTTGATGACTTTTTCTTTAGTTCATATTTTCAGAGGTTCTGTCTCTTGAAAGAAAGACTAGAAATACATAATGTATCCCATATAGATGCATTTAGTTTTAGCGCCCAACACCAGCGCCAGTTGCCCCTTAGTAGCCCATTGTCCTTTGACATAAGCCTACATCTGGCTATACCTCAGTGGTGTCACGCTAGTAAAGGCCACACCTCGAGGGCATCCAGTGTCCCTTTACACCAGATACCAAATATCAGGGTGTCTTATACTACCACAGGCTGCCAGGTAATCAGCAGTTTTAGCTAAATCTAGGGGTGTCTCAGACTGGGATGTCATAGTGACACATACTCTGCATCTTTAGATTAATCTCGGGTGTCTTTCACTGGGGTGTCATAGTGGCACATACTCTGCATCTTTAGATTAATCTCGGGTGTCTTTCACTGGGGTGTCATAGTGGCACATACTCTGCATCTTTAGATTAATCTTGGGGTGTCTTTCTCAGGTATCTTATACTGCCGAGAGCTTCTAGGTAGTCAGCAGTCTCAGAGTGATCTTTGGGTGTCTTACTCTGGGGCATCTTGTACCAGGGTGTTTTGTACTGCCAAATGCTGCCAGGCACTCAACAGCTTTGGATTAATCCTGGGATGTCTTCCATTGGGGTATCTTCTAATGACTTATACTCTGCATCTTTAGATGAATATTGGGGTGTTCTATAGAGAGACATACTCTGCAGGTcttgttcacaaaggtaaacttacccttttggtgtaagtttactattttttttctaTTCACAAACTCCAAGTGTAGTTGTATGTTTAGTTTATTTATAACTGCAGCGAACTCCACACATGAAAAGATAGGACAGTTTACACGCAGCACCCATTACGTTGTTTGCACTTTTACTTTGAGGGTGCTTGTCTGGATTTGTTTCTGTAAgacagcaccttctgcacctcaaGCAACATTCTTGTTAAACACCAGAAAGAGTCTGGCTTTCTACATATTAACAGCAGAAACAGTCTAATCACCAGTAAGGACTGATCCTTACAACTTATGAAAACTCTGGATATATTCACAACCAGtagaaactgaaaacaggaaatGGTGGTCATGCGTTagtatttttctttttccctttcttgctGATCCAGGAATGTCTCACCCAGAGATTCTTCTTAGTTTGCAGACAGCTCACGCTTCATTTGATACTGGTGTTGGCTCACACTGCACTAGTCTCATGTGAAGCCTTGCGCTTGAGCTCCCTACCAGAGGTCTTCCGCAGCTGCACAATTCACTCTTTCCCCATTGGCGGTCACAAGTAACTGGAGTTTGTCCCACAACCCAAATAAAATAAACTTTACAGTTCCTCCAAGCCTTGCACCTCAAAAGGGAAGAAGCACTTCACATGGTTTGTACCAGGAACAAATACGACAACAAGGGCAGGTTCTGAGCTTTTATTGCTTGACACAACATGAGAGCAATGCAGGAGGGACATACATGGCCGAATCATGTAAAGGTAGTgaatggtggggtgggggtgcctgCTGCTGTTCCTGCGGTGTCGTCAGTGCAGGGAGGGTGCTGCACTTTGAATGTCTGGGGTACAGTCAGAGTGTGGTACGTGGGATGTCTGCATAGGGTCGGGCACGTGGTATCTCACATGGGGTGTCGGCACTAGGGTCAGAGTGAAGCGTGTGAGGTGTTTGCAGTAAGGTTAGATTGCAGCACGTAGGGTGTCACCACTAGCGTCAGAGTGCAGCACGTGGGGTGTCAGCACTAGGGTCAGAGTGAAGAATATGAGGTGTTTGCAGTAAGGTTTGATTGCAGCACGTGGGGTGTCACCACTATGGCCAGAGTGCAGCACGTGGGGTGTCACCACTAGGGTCAGAGTGAAGCACATGAGGTGTTTGCAGTAATGTTAGATTGCAGCACGTCGGGTGTCACCACTAGGGCCAGAGTGCAGCACGTGGGGTGTCACCACTAGGGTCAGAGTGAAGCACATGAGGTGTTTGCAGTAAGGTTCGATTGCAGCACATGGGGTGTCAGCATGCGAGGTATCAGCACCTGGTATGGCACTGCTCATGCTTGGAAGCGTGCCCAGCTGCTGATGAGGTTGTAGAAGGTGTTTCCAGGGCAGCTTGTCGCTGTCACATTGCGATGACCCTTCAGGATGTAGGCAGACTTGATGTACCCTTTGGAGACCCCGCAGCTGATGAGGCTCTTCACAGCGTTCTGGGCAGCAGAGTTGGGGTTTTTGCCtaaaacattaaagaaggagagcTGGTGAGTCTGTGGGGCAGCACTGTGACCTTGGCTGATGTTATCTGTGCTGTTGTGGTACTCTCCATGCTCCCTGCTTCTAACATCAACTGGTCTCTCTGGCACAGCTGCTTGGACAACTATACGCTAACTTTATGGTAGCATCTAGTGTGAGAAATGTGCTATAAACCTGCAGGGAGTACTCGCAAGGTACTCAAGAAAACATAAGCAAAGAGTAGGGCTACTGCTTACATCAGCTCGTATTCTCAAAAGTGCGCCCTTCCAGTTGAACTCTTGGCCCTCCCAGTAAAAAAGTTTTTGTCACAGAGGTTGAGATTGGGGCATCTCAGGAGCAAGCATCCATCACACAGATTGAAGGGTCAACAGGTCAACGCCACTGTCCATTGGAAAGAAGTTTCTATCACACAGGGGCCTCTTAGAAACAAGGTAAACCAGGTACCcgtaaagtgagtgcaaattgttGGCCAAGACTACCTATAATTATCGAAAATTAAATAGATGGTGATGGCAAAAAGTAAATGTGTTGTGTATGAGAGCCAAATCCGAAGAACATTGGGAGAAAGGAGTAGCTGAAGGCACTAGACCTAACTTCCTGTGATTTCGGGCAATCATTTTATCATCATCATCTGCCTTActgtgtgtaaaatgtatttgtgtaatcccCTTGATGTACACTATCTACAACGGTCTCTCAACCCCTCGTGTAATGTACAGTGCTTGGCTATTTCACAGCTAAGGTCAAGCTACATAAATactaatatataaatacatacatgcaaGGTTCTGGTGAAGGAAATTGAACAGCTATCAGAAAGTTGGTCTACGTCTAATTAAGGATAGTCAATTGTAGGGTGTCAGTGACATAGTGtaaaggacacatagggggtcattctaagtctggcgggcggcggaggccgcccgccagacttccccctccaaaataccgctccgcggtcgaaagaccgctgagggtattttgggatttgccctgggctggcgggcgaccgccaaaaggccgcccgccagcccagggcaaatcatccttcccacgaggacgccggctcagaattgagccagcggagtgggaaggtgcgatgggtgcagtggcacccgtcgcgtatttcagtgtctgcaaagcagacactgaaatacgaagtggggccctcttacgggggcccctgcagtgcccatgccattggcatgggcactgcaggggcccccaggggccccgcagcaccccataccgccatcctgttcctggcgggagacccgccaggaacaggatggcggtatggggtgtcagaatccccatggcggcggagcgcgctccgccgccatggaggattcacatgggcagcggaaaaccggcgggagaccgccggttttccgcatctgaccgcggccgaaccgccgcggtcagaatgccctgtggggcaccgccggcctgtcggcggtgctcccgccgaccctggccccggcggtctctgaccgccgaggtcagaatgacccccatagacttgtaGTACCAGTATCCTGCCGTTTTAGGCTCATATGCTCATAAGGGTCAGAGAAGCATATCTGCCACGAAGAAGAGCAAAGGAAGAATGGACTTGTTGGTACTGCGAGTGGGAAAGATGTGACAAAACTCACATGCTAAAAGAAACAAATATTGTTACCATGAAATTTCCAGTGTGAGCATGGTATAAAGAGGAAATAGGCATTTGTGGTTCTTTTAATGGCCCTCGTTAGACAGTAATCATGATAAATGATTACAAAGCAGCTTAAAATAAGTTTGGTAGAAGAAATCCAATCTAAAGGTATGGTCATATTTTTTTAGGGCATGCTCATGCAAGGTTTCCTAGAAGAGGTAGACGCGGACACTGAAACTCAATTTGTATTGGAagaaattatggtgttcttgaaacAATTAGACATTTAAATATCTAAAACCTGCTCTTTATCACCCTCATGAAAGTTGATTAGTTGAACAATTCAATAGAGTGTTGATTGATTGTGTCCAATTGGTTGTTAAGAATGTGATACGAGTAGGAACAATGCAGcccaggagcaggagagaaagatgccTGAGTGAGTGGAAGAGGGAGTGTGTCATCAGGTAACCTGGAAATTGTCTCAAAGGTAGAAAAGCAATCTTAACGCTGTAATGTGGATTCCTAAGTTTGGAGATTTTCCCTgtaaaaaaatatcaataaaacatttagCAAAGAAGTGAACTTATATTCTGGCCCAAAGCTCCCTTGTCAGGTCTAAATACATGGCATGTGTGTTGTTCACAGGGCACATACAATGAGCACAGATGAGAGTCAGTGCCCTGCCCTTGTCTACAGAGCATGTGGGACGGGCACAGAGCACATCCATCTAACACATATGGGATCCAGTTCTCATGCTCTTGTCCAGAGGGTATGTGAAAAGGTGAGAGTGAATGGTGAGAGCCAACGGTCATGCCCTGTTTCACGGGCCATGTGCAATGGCCACAGGGCATATCCATTCCTGCAGGCAGTGCACATGAAGAGAGTATGTATCACTGTCTCTTCCCCTCCGTGATGGATGGAAAccccagccactggcaattgctctggcAGTATCCCAGTTCATCGTTATTTTGCCTACCATGTCACCTAACTTTGAACACTCTTCTCCTATGGACAGTCTGTttcgaaatgccaagccaggtcctccctgaacagaacacaagcaactcaggaaTGGTTTCAggcttattagggctcatcagctggttatagcttggttccagtggcacagtgagacccacatctggtcatacccGCCCCATTTAGTGCATATCACTGAAGtgtacaaaaatgtgatggatggaatgctttaattaatctcacccATTAGTAATTACTTATGGCCTctttccagtccatcattattttgcacaccatgccacctcagtttggacccagccatatgcaaaccagtcttgaccctgtccaatgggaacagtccagtctgaacttccaggtcatcacttttttgtatacttcacttCCCTACCACCAGGCGTGGTCCTTCTCCCCCTTGAAGCTCTAGGCAGTGCACAGGAAGAGCATATCACGATCTCGTCACCGTCTGTAGGCAGTACGCATGAGGAGAATTACATTGCTTGTTTACCACCTCAAGGGTGTGTACATGAAGTGTGACTCCGGTCCTTCTCTCCCTCCATGCTGCAGGTAGTACACATGAAGACCGACCATTGTCTTtatccttcccccacccaccctcttcAAGGCTCCAGGCAGTGGACATGAAGAGTGTGACCGTGTTCCTTTACCACCCCCACGGAGTGTGCATGGACAGATAAACTTACTAGTGAAGGAGCCCATGACACTAATTCCAATGGAGTTAGAATTGTAATTTGGAGCATGAGCGCCCACCGTGGTCCAGCCGCGACCTTCATACACTTTGCCGTCCTCACCAACCAGGAAGCTGCGAAGAAAACAGAAGGAGAGCTTTAACCTCTTTCTAATCAGGATATATCAGGTCTTTCCCCACCCTGAGCCCATGTCTCCTTTAATGGTTGTACCCTGAACAGTGCATACACACTGTGCCTGCAACCCTCCTGCAATGACACATGATACTTGAAGGATGAGTTCTCTCATTACCATCCTTTACTTTCTCTCCTGAGCTCATTCCCCACCTTGGCTCTTCATCAGATCTTTCCTCTGTTTAGCTCACATATATGTCTCCTCACTCTATCATGCCAGGCTCTCATTGCTCTGTaccctgtgggcctgattcacaaaggtaaagttagaaaaaagtctaactttactagtagtaatttCCTTTTGTGAATACCAAAGAGTAGTGAagttttagacttttggtctgagttagactgttggtctaagtttacctttgtaaattgggccctgTATGTTTTGTTCCTCTTCCTATCTGTCATATAGATGTTATGCGTACAGATGTGATTGGCCACGACTACTGTGTCCTGCCAGGTTGGTTTGCATATATGTGTTCACTTCGCTGTAGCTGTGCCAGCACATTTCTTCTTGTGTTTGTAACTGTATCACTAGGCTCCCCTTGCCTCTGATGGCATCTCCCTGTGGCTCTCCTTGGTTGTGCTCGTATAGCTCCATGATTCCGTTGCCTGCATCTGTACTGCCTCCTTAATTGTATGTGCATCTCCTTTGGCACCCCTCGCCTGCACTTCTACCTCCTTTGTTTCACTTTGCATGAACCTGTATCTCAAGACTCCTGTTGCCTACACCTGACCTACTTTGCCAGTCCACGCCTCCGTCCCCTGCTGCCTACTCACCTGTATCCGATGTCACACCAGCCTCTACTGTCTATGTGGTAGTTCTGAATACTCTTCATCTGGCTTATGCAGGCGGACTGGGAGGTGCAATGGCTTCCCTCTGTGTGATGGATGATGACATACGATACAGGTGTTTGCATACCCGTGCGGCAGGTAGGGGACCTTCCACCCCACTGGGATTTAGAGAGGATGGTGGGACAGCCTGTTAAAGATCAAGTATCATACATGAAGATAACTCCAGACGTGTTGATATTGGAGTaatcgatgctgatgcacacaacgaTACATTCATGTATACgaacaaagtcacatcaccattattagatttccCTGCCATGATTTCTCCATCAACCCAGCACGAAGATAAGTGATCAGGCAGACTCTGAGACCTAGGACTGAGGTtattgactgacaggtcacaggtggggtgacacggaGCCGGCAGACAAACAGGCAAACAAGAAACTTACATCAAATCCTACAGAtgggcacagcaacaccacaatggtcccaggagattggccctaaTAAAACTCACATGTCCAGAGTGATccgtgcattcccaaaaacaccatcaAGTTAGATACCACATGTAGTTAAGAACActtggccaatcagaacacagcccaCGCAGCGACCATGTGCCCCCGCAGACCGGACATCTGGACTAGtacttgctggcccacattgtgttcaTTCAAGGTcggggcccacctgcactcactatctGGAACTATATTTATGACTCCTTGACCAGGAGCGGCTCATGGGCTCCaaaggggtgaggtggggggtgaATAAACATtcaatttataaaaaatgtttttaaaaacaccaTCTCCGTCGCCACTCCGCTCCTCTTGCTCCCatagctgcaggcaggcacaggctcccagtctgccctatgGCCAATACTGACGCTTCTCAGGCTAGCATCAGAATTGGCTGGAAGCGCCCAcccagggtgctccaaggcagactgggagtctgtgcaggctctcttcagcctggcaactgtgttgttggggtggagagagcacactgcgcatgtgtatttggccggcccgagacggccggccaaacatacatgcgcagtgagggccatggccatggccccacccctttaaaagaaaacaataataacaacatttattatcgttttcttttaaaggttttgcagctgccgctgctggtagggcagggttggggggggttgatgcctgtaggaggctggcctggtttgtagtgggtaccttaggtacttacaccttataccaggtccagttatcccttattagtgaagtagtagtgttctagcagcttaggctgatagagatagctacagaagagcagcttaggctgaactaggagacatgcaaagctcatgcaatatcaattatagttacacagtacttatgcacaagtaaaggcaatactcagtgttaccaaaaataaaggtatttatttgggtgacacagacccaaaatatcttagagacaatactccttctggaggtaagtattatacacaatatatacactagacaccaaataaggcaagtaattagacatatgatagtgcaaacaataggaaatgctatagaatgcaatgggagaaaataggtctaggggaaacacaaaccatgtactaagaaagtggaatgggaatcacacaTTCTccacctagataagtgtagtgtgtgcagaatcactgggagagtaagaatacagtaaaggtaagtaaattaccccacccagagcccagaaaatcaggagtaaagtactgcaagtttccttaggacacactacaccttgtgattggaattattgcaagaaccaaccaagtctgcaaacaacaaacactggattcctggacctgaagtcctgcaaaggaaggagacgaagtccagaagtcaaaagaagttccaggaaggacagaagcccctgccaacacaaaagagggtgcaaaagaagagtccccggttggatgaaggctgcagaaatgcaccctagaaagatgccagcgggttcctgcatgatgcaaaggatgcaaaggatgtcccacgatgtgaagatggatgcagatgtgattttgtgttggaagtagacaacaagccttggttacgacaaagttgtgttttatgtcaaaataTTGCTGGCTGGACCTAGaagggaccttggggcctcaactctgtgtgaggaagaagagggggctctcagcacttaagaAAGCccccaggatgccagacagcacccacaggagtcccaggacatggggacaaaggagatgcacaacgcggttggtgcagcactacaaagaagggtcccacgccaccggaggtcaactcagcgagttgagcgtcgcaggatagagtgctggggacctgggccaggctgtgcacaaagacattttgcaaatagtgcacagaggcctcaggaggtgaagaacacgcggtgctctcagggaaggcaaattGCGTCAGCCGGACCttgggacagtctgtgtcgatggggtccaccctctgtgtgtccaggagcacgctcgtcgctgtgagaggggtccaggagtaccggtcgtcaacttggaaggtgcctgcttgagtaggggagtgactccgacaccccacaggagatttctttggtccttctggtgcagggtgaagacagggagtcctcagagcgtgcacactgaggaaactgttgcagttgctgactggagctgaagttgcagaggaaaagtatcccttgtggatactttgttgctgttacagcggttcctggagcaggctgtggttgatccgaggtcagaggatgaagtagtagttgcagaggattcctgctggaaacttgcaagtagactctgaagagaacccacaggagagaccctaaatagccctgagagggggattggctaccttatcaactaaggacctatcaggaggggtctctgacgtcatctgctggcactggccactcagaggcctccagagtgaccccacaccttgcaaagcaagatggctgaagtctgggacactctggaggagctctgggcaccacccctagggtagtagtaatggacaggggagtagtcactcccctttcctttgtccagtttcgcaccagcgcagggtacaaggggtccctgaaccggtgtagactggcttatgcaaggagtgcaccatctgtgcccttcaaagcatttccagaggctgggggaggctactcctcaccagcctgtaacacgtatttccaaagggagaaggtgtatttcacgcaggctgcagtggcagtcctgtgaaagggtttgtctgagctccttatgggtggcaaaagaaatgctgcagcccataaggatctccaggaaccccaagtacctaggtaccatatactagggacttataagggggggtccagtgtgccaattgtaattggtaaatgaagtcactagcatacagtgacacatttaaaagcagagagagcataagcactgaggttctggttagcaaagcctcagtgacacagtcaagcactactgacaacccacacattaggccacaaactatgagcactggggtcctggctagcaggatccctgtgagacagacaaaacacactgacacacactcacaaacaggccaaaagtgggggtaaccatgctagaaagaggctactttctcacaacgcccctccgccctaatggaggagccgcccctgtcctTGACAACTGTTTACCAAACAGCTCCTGAGCAGGCTCCAAACTATCTAGATCATTGCAGAAACACTCATCCTCAATCTACTtctccacacccacatcactcctcaccttAAGGAGGGTCCCCATCCACAAATGCACTCAGATCAGACTCCTCACATGCTCATACAAATCACTACACAACATAGGCCTGCCTACCTCACCAGACAAATTCACTTCCACCAACTTTGCAGGCACTCCTCTCACCAGCTCATGCAACCTGCATACACAATAACGGAGGCGGAGGTCGCGCCTTTTCGTACACCTCCCCCAAAGCATAGAGCGACCTCCCACAGCACATTGGAGGCTCCTCAACTCTTACTGAATtcggcaagaagctgaagatctggcttttcagATATTATCACCAGTAATACAGCCCCATACTCACCTGTGAGCCATCTAGATTCCCTGAAGAGTGAATAGCGCACTATATggacataacattaaaaaaacaatttttaagatACCAACTCCCAAGTTCAGTGATGAATCTTTCAGAAAAGGGAAATGGTCTCCTTTGCatcccttgtgtaggaaagtaccctctttcctggcatggttacccccattttctgattaatatcagtgtgtttgattggattcactgggatcctgctaaccaggaacccagtgattatgctctctctcgcaCAAATCTGTATTCCACccaccattggcatactggtgcccccttataagtccctagtatatggtacaatggattaaacccagatctgtgactaggtgtgaatgtttgatttgttcccattctgtccatcatctgttctttttgcatttgttgccccaagtgggaatggtatgtcCAGGTGTGGGTCCTATGCTCTCTATGCTaccagattcatgctagcctggctgatgagggatgataccatgaaagtggtcccaggatgcttgtttctggttcagggaggacctggcctcgcagttcatGCTGAACTtttcccttggggagcagggtcaagactgatttgcatatgcctgggtccaaactggaatggcatggcaggcaaataaACAtttggattaagccc
This window harbors:
- the LOC138286727 gene encoding peptidoglycan-recognition protein SC2-like, whose amino-acid sequence is MLRLAVLLSAVCAITHGCPTILSKSQWGGRSPTCRTGMQTPVSYVIIHHTEGSHCTSQSACISQMKSIQNYHIDSRGWCDIGYSFLVGEDGKVYEGRGWTTVGAHAPNYNSNSIGISVMGSFTSKNPNSAAQNAVKSLISCGVSKGYIKSAYILKGHRNVTATSCPGNTFYNLISSWARFQA